The genomic stretch CAAGGAGGGATGCGCAGCCCACGACCGGCCTCACCCAGGCCGGGCGAGGCCATGGCGGTCACAACATCTATAGCTGGTGAGGTTGCCCTTGCCCACGATCACCATGGCCTCACCCAAGCCGGGAGAGGCCGGTCGAGGGTCGCAAAGCCCTTGCCATAGCTCATTGCCACAatagcaaaagtaaaaaaaaaaaaaaagaataaacaggaaaataaaaaataacaaattattgaaaattgtccatgttagcgaaAACTATCAaagtggattgaattggctaaaaacatgtttaggattgaattgacataaatacaatataattataaatattttggtaatttttctccaATCACGATGACTGGGATCCCTTTTAACCTTGAGAAGGGGGCACGGAAGGTGTGTATGGATTAAAGACATTAGCCCAATCCACTCCTTCCAATCAATTAAGGCTACGTTTGGTCGTttggatttctagtcaaaatagaactagatatgataggataagaaatccaaaGATTTTGTTATATTCTATTTCTTGTTGGTAAACTACAAACTTAAAGTTGGATACACATAGGCATGGCATGGTTGAAATCGATTCTCTTTAGCTAAAACATCGAGatgttttagaaattatttaatgATGATTTATTATTTAGCAGAGGATTGTGCCATCAAGAATTCGTGCACAACATCAACGGAGAAGACCTCGAAGAATCGGGGGTCTTAATTTGGAGTCGAGtcctttgagaatgacccgATGGCCTTGCTCGATGTCTTGTCAAGGGAGTAAACAAGTGCTGAACAATCTAAATATTCAGCTTATTTTTGCAAGTTGAAGATATACTCATGCGGCTCATCCAAAAGAGCCCTTTCGAATGCTCAAGAGAGCCATTTTGAATGTTAAGATTTCTTTTGAAAGTCAATAATCAACCTTGAATTCTTCATAACATATTTAGATCCCTTTTGAATGTTGAAAATTTTCGAGCAATTAAAAAACGATGGACGTGATCTCATATCACGCTGAATAATTTATTGAAGAACAAGGTTGTGGAGATACTCATTTTTGCAATCGGAGACCTCAGCCTAGCATTGTCGGAGAGGTGACCACATTTGATGAACACTGTCGCCAAAGAGGTAGCTCAATGTGGCGGAGAGGAAACCCAACACGAAGGAGAGGTACTGGTTGTGGGAAAAACCCGATTCTCCTCATGTCCGCTCTCTTGAGAAATTTTATCCTAGTCTATCCTACTTCCTcctctaggattttttttatcctggCTATATCCCCCTAAATGCCccttttatcctatcctatatAGCTGCCAAACACAAGATAGGATGAAACATATCTTATTTTGGCTTATATCTTGATGACCAAACGCTGCTTAAGAATATCCCATCACCTTGATGCCTTGCTCGGTCACACATTAATGAGCTCGGCTATTCTCATTAGTTTAGGGTTTGAAGAAGGTAAGTTGGGCTTAGTGATCTACTAAAAAACTATACAACCAAGCTACAAGATTAATTTGCAATCTTTTGTTAAGAGAAAGGGACGTTTGATGAtggtcatcctacgtgacacaatTGGTGCTAACCGTGTTACATAACATGATCGATCTTGACATGaacaatttataataataatttgatagttttttaaattttttattaatttttcttttctttttccttttcttttcttccctttttcctctagccggtcgatGGCCATCAGCGAGACtcggcgaccggctagaggaagaaggaaaaaaaaaaaaaaattattaaaaattatccacatcatcgTTGGcgtgccatgtaagatgatctacacgttagcgattttcagccaaaattaaccggatggactcaattagtaaaacatgaaaaaggtttaagactcaattggaacAATTAAAAAAGCTTATGagtgaattggtaaaaaaacaatagatttaggattttttggacaatttttccatacGTGAATatcaaaatatgagaaaaaattCTTGTTTCTTTAGAATCTAAGAAGGGTTGCGCTTTTTCCATTCCCCATTTGGCTTAGACACTCCCTATCATAGTGTTTTGACCATATTATCTCTTATGTGTCCCATCTTTTAGTATTATTCTTCTATTTTATTGGGTCAAATTTATTGttccatcttttttattttctttccttgtaGGTcctgcttttcttcttcttatctttCCCTCAccattccttctcttttccatttttcgcTTGAGACAAGCCTTCGAAGCAAATATATACTTTAGGAGGAGGATTGTTGGAAGAcagattgagccaaaaattttacaaatttgaTGAAAAGTCAAAGCACTGAGTAATGTGTACGTGTTGAATGCAATTGGCAATGACATTCATagaaccaaaaggaaaagggcCACTAGGCAACATAAACACTTGCAAATCAGCCGTTCAAGTAGCTTGCGAACACATGATTTAAAAACCACAAGGGCGATCGAAGTTACTATTCACCGTTACATATCCTCGAACGAGAAGACGTCTACAATTAGGGCACCGATCGTCTCCTCATCGGATCTTGTCTCTAGGACACCTCCCTTATCATTTATGAGTAGTTCTCCACCAAAGCTTACTTCCACTCATTCCCTCGCATCAGCAAGAACGTCATTGAGCTCGGTGCCAGATCCAAATGCgggattaaaatgatttgatagATTAGTTTTGGGGCCCTTTTAggatatatattttctttttttttttttttttttagaaatttttgggttttaaataaaaaaatattttaaatttttttttgggaaatttttccttttaaaatattaaaaaaaaaaaaaatttttttttttttttttttttttttttttattttttttatttttttttatttttttttttttttaggggatcTTCCTCTTGGTCTCCACCAGCTCACTGGGGCTTACGGCAGCTCAGCTCGGGGCTAGCCGTGTTGTCGCCACCGACATTACGGTGATCCTCCCGATGGTTGAGTAGGAACGTGGAAGAGAACGGCGCAGGGGAATGCGTGGAGGTGAGGGAGCTGGTGTGGGTATCGGAGGAGTCATCAAGGCGAACCGGGGAGGAGTTCCGACGTCATGTTGATAAGCAAGTGTTCTTAAGATGTGAAAGAGGTGAGGGTGTTGGGAAGACGCTACGGGTTTGGGCAAAGAGATTGACCTTCTTTATTTCCGAATTGCTTAACTGTAGCTGATAATGAAGTTACAATTGGTGAAGGGCAAGTAATAATGCCGGCCAGTTCATTTGACATTTTGTGTCATAATTTGCTCTTCCCTTTGTGCTTTTGTCGAGAACCTAAATGAAGCATTAAATTTAGCATttcattttaatgttttatgagaaaaaattgGGGGAAAAGGGAACAGACAGGGTTAAGCATTGTTGGTAGGACTCTGAAGGCGTGGAAAGATGAGAAGATGAGGGAGGAGCAAAGTGGGATCCACGAGGAAAgtaaagaagagggaaaaagaggatcgtacttgaccaaaaaaaggaaaggagaataATGCTAGAAGGTGGCCACATAAAGGATAATATGATCAAAACATTATGATAGGAAGTGTTTAAGCCAAATGAGAAGTGGACAAAGCGCGGCCTTTAATTTAGGAAATGTTATCCACGTatttacactttttgaaaaatatctcttCTCCCCAAAAAAAACTCATCAACCCGATAACAAAGTATGATTAGCTGTCAAAGCCCGATCcgatttagtatttttttcgaGTCTTGGGTCGGACagtgttttgaatttgtttgGCGTTTTCTTTCTAAATCTCCCAATTCAAAAAGTATGAGCCCTAACCCTAACTTCCACTGATTGCACACCTCTCACTCTCCAATTTGAAAAGTCCGAGCCATAACATCCGCAATCGACACTTGGGAAATGGCTGCAAGAGACGCACCGACGTCTTCTCAGGAGCAAGTTCTGCGAGAGGTACTCGAGGGAccaacattttcatcatttggtCATTTACGCCAAGCAAGTTCAGGACTTGTACGAGCACAACTAATGATTAAGGAACCAAGCCACAATGGCCGTATAACAAGCAATTCACAACTCGCATACACAGTATATAGGAAGTTGGATGTAAGGCGACTCATGTTTGATATTTTTAACAAGCAATGGTAGGCGATATGGATGTGCCCCATTTTCGGAGATTGCTGGGATAGAAGATGTGAaggcgggaaaaaaaaaagaaacatgaaacCCAAACCGGCCCGACCAAAGGATTTGAGACATATACAATTCAGGTATCGGATCGGTTCGGGCCTGGTCAAGCATCCTTTCATTTAGGCTTGGGTCGGGACGGATGCTGCCCCGACCCATTAACACCCCTCCGTCTCTGCCATTTCTTTTTGCCCAATTTCATTCTGGAGAAGTTACCACACACGAGCAAAACCAATGTTCCATGACACGATCGCCCATAAAACGCGTACAGCCATTGGCCCCGCACTCACCGGCAATTTTGGTTGGCCGCTCCAAAAATTCACGCCGGTCGTCGTTTGATTGGATTGATCCTAATCATGTTTTGTTGCTGAGGGGCTAAGAACGCTGTCGTTTGAAGCATCCACTTAAGCGACAGCGTTTACCCCAGTCGTCCTGTTTCTCTTGCTTTCCGTCGGTGCGAAGGGACTCTCCTCCCAAGGCGCCAGGCGAGAGTGCGAGAGAAACCGTAATTACAAGcaaattcatattttcttttgcgctctttctttctccttattaATATCTCGTTCTCATTTGATTTCGAACTCGCCGCCGAACAAGGTCGGTTTTTGTTTCGTACGCTCGAGAATCATGGAGATTTCTCCGGTTCCGATCAGTACGTGCTCCAAAGAGAATCAGCAAATCTACCAGGAATGGTTCAATTACGCTGATTCAGGTCAAGCtctcctctctccccctctctctttctgaaATCGCGTTTACGAATGGATTTTTACGTCGACGAGCATTGCAGAGCGTAATTTTTGAATCTGTTGTTTGTCGGAAGTGAGTTTAGACTATCTTTCCATTCTGGTCATATGCGCTTGGGAGACACGTCCCGATGCTCATTGATTTCGTACATTTTGCTGCGTGGTCTCGGATCATTTTTTGTTTCGGTTGTTGTTCTGATGGCCAGTGCATTGTCAGATGGGGATGGACGCATTACGGGGAGCGATGCCATTAAGTTCTTCGCCTTGTCAAATTTGCTTCGACCAGACCTCAAGAAGGTTTTCTTGTACTCTCTAGGCATTATTCGTTCGCATCGTATACGTATTTTGGTGTTTCCATTCATAACGTGTTCTTTTTCCCGCTTAAGAGTGGTGATCCTTAGCTGTTTTCCTTAGCATCGGTGGATTACGTATATCCAGTTAAAGCTTAACTTGTGGAAGAACTAGGGAGTCGTAACCCAAGTTGCTTCCTGATTCATATCACCATGTGTCATTGttccattttgcagatttaatTGATATGAATGGCCAAAACAGCATTTGGGTtgcaaatctctctcttttcttgttggTAAAATATCCCCGAAATGGTAAACTATGTCTAGGGAGAATAACAGGTTCCTGATGGATGATAACTTACTATAAATCATGAAGCTGTAATGTCAGTCAAATTATATGTTGAGCTATAATTTCTTGTTAGCGTGGCATCTTCTCTTGGTGGTCAGTGGAAGATAAAGCCCATGTTGTTCGAAGATAAGCCTCTGTGAATAGAAAGAACGTCATTTAAGCATCATTTATTGGTCTAGATCCACTTTATTTTGTAGGAGTTGTTTCTTATCCTTGAATCTGTACTTACATGATTCTTATTTTGGACCAGTCTgcaaaattgcactattttttcTGCATGAGCAGTTCCCACTCACTACAGCGTCATCTAATTGTTGACTCTATTCAAATctcttgatttttgatcagGTGTGGGCAATTGCAGATTCCAAGCGACAGGGTTTCCTTGGTTTTGGGGAGTTCATTATTGCAATGCAGGTATGATGGAAGTATTTGCCATGGATTTTAAGTTACATTTTTGTGTTACTGACCTGTTTTTCTCCCTTCAACCTGTAGTTAGTGTCTCTTGCACAAGCTGGACAATCAATCACACAAGATCTTTCAAGCAGTGAAAGTGTGCTATCGATTCAGACCTTTTATTACATTTTATTTGTGATTCTAAGTAGTCAGTGAATTTATGGTGAAAAATCTTGCACCGCCAAATTCCTGTCAGAAGCATGATATCAGAAGATATGTGGCTTTCTTCCTATTACAAAATACTAAAGTGAAAAAATACTTGCCTGTGCTGCAGTTGACTTGATAAATTTGAGAGCCCCTACAATGACAGGTCTAGATGCCTTGCTAGCAGTAAGTCCACCCTCCCTTGTTCTTTATGCTCGTTTAATCCTGCatgttgactattttttttttccctttctgctAGAAAAAAAGCGTTCGCTGAAGACAAACGAATCCGATTCTAATGGTGAGGAGCTTATCTTGAGAGAGAATTTTAATTGACAAAGTGGTCTCTGACTAGCAATTTATCTTGTGAGTATAATTTACATATTTTAGTTGTCAAGGTAATTGCTGACTAGCAATTATGCAGGCAGTTCTCACTCACAACCATCACCAGCTTCCGGTTGgttttcttcaaaatcatcaaaaaaggTGCACCATCCTTTCATCAACTCTAAGTACTGCTCCAACAGAAGATATCTTTCCGATGCGTATCATCTATCTTTTGCATCCATTCTGCTTTCATTTTTCAGTTTGTTGAAGTCTTTGGCATGATTGTGGCTGCATGGAAAGAAACTGCTTTGGTGCAGTGGCATTGGGTTGATTGTTGTGTTCTAAAGTGCCAATACTGATAGATATTAGTTAAACCCTCTATAATAGTTGTCACATATAGTAATGTTCATTTATTGTCTTAGAAGCGTCTGGAAATTTGGCTCCTAGTCATACGTTCTCTTGCTTTTGCTGATAGATATCGATTAGGAAGTCGTCCTCAAGCTATTGCAGTTTCTTTTTGCATGGTAAAGTCCATGTATGCATAAATAATATGCATCATCCTACCTTTCGAGTTTTTTGACTGCTCACTCTGTGCGGCAAAGTGACCCTCCTGTGAAACCTTTCGACTATGGATATCTCTACAACTCAGTTGTCTTTACGTGGCTTTTCCCAGATATCTCTTTCCTCAGTTACATCCATTGTTGATGGCTTGAAGAGACTGTATATTCAGAAGCTGAAGCCACTGGAAGTCACTTATCGCTTCAATGACTTTGTGTCACCTTTATTGGTTAGTAACTTGTGACAATTATATATGGAGAGTCTCACCTAAAAGTATCTAACAAGTCTTTTCTTAATGTTGGCATGGTTAACTGATTGTTGCTGTTCGACATTTTTGTTGTAGACGAATAGCGATTTTGATTGCAAACCAATGGTAATGCTTTTGGGTCAATACTCCACTGGAAAAACAACTTTCATCAAGCATTTGCTACAAAGTAGTTATCCTGGTAAGTTATCCTTCTTCTTATTTACCCTCCCTACAATAATACAAGATTCTCTTGGTGTGCTCACTGTCTATTATTGATTTACAGGAGCTCATATAGGACCTGAACCAACAACAGATAGGTTTGTGGTTGTAATGGTATGGTACTGGAAATCTTTTATAGCCTGTTCAATAAAGAATGATATTAGGTGTACTAAAACTAGTCTAGTAAGTTGGTTTATTAAGTGATGTGGAACAGTTCTATTGGATGGTGAATATGGCTGGTTTGTTTGAAGGCCCACTTGTAATTCGTAACTTCATTTAGTGAACTAATTAAGTAAGCCAATCTGGGTATATCTAGTGTTCCTCTTATATAAAGGCGCGATTAGGTgcaggtctttttttttttctttaacagATTTTCAATCTGTCATCGTGTATTCAATCTACTTTCTCTGATTAGTTGATGGAAGCAGTTAGGACTGTTAGGCTCTCTTTTCGTGAATTTTGTCTTTTAAGTAAAAAGAAGTCCAAAAGCTAACTGGGTCCCTATGCAGTCTGGGCCGGATGAAAGAAGCATCCCTGGAAACACTGTTGCAGTCCAAGCAGACATGCCATTTAGTGGCCtgacaacatttggaactgcatttttgtcaaaatttcagTGTTCCCAAATGCCTCATCCTGTGAGTAGCTGTTCTCAGCACAACCTTTCAAACTCTGTAAATTGTACTCGACACTTTTCTGCGGacacttcaatttctatctCGTCTGTATGCGTATTCTTTTGCATGCCGGAAGCTACTGGAGCACATCACTTTTGTTGATACTCCTGGAGTTTTGTCGGGTGAGAAGCAACGAACACAGCGTGCCTACGATTTTACAGGTGTAACTTCTTGGTTTGCTGCAAAGTGCGACCTCATTTTGCTCCTATTCGACCCTCACAAGCTTGATGTAAGTGATGAATTCAAGCGTGTGATCTATTCTCTACGTGGTCATGACGACAAGATTCGTGTGGTTTTGAACAAAGCTGACCAAGTGGATACCCAACAAGTGAGAATTGAACATCCAACTGCTATTTTAATTCGTTGATTGTCAAAGCACCAGTTCATCTTGCTGTAGTCTCATCTGATTATCCATCTTTTGTTGCAGCTGATGAGAGTGTATGGAGCATTAATGTGGTCTCTTGGTAAAGTCCTAAATACTCCAGAAGTTATGCGAGTCTACATTGGGTAGGTTCATTTAACATAAACCTACAAGTCTTATGCACGTTCTTGATGTTCACATTTACAACATAATGATGTGACCATTCTTTAAGTCACTTTTCCGTGCAATCTATAGTGTCAAGAGAAAGAATATGTGGGTCCTTTTGCTAATAATACCTATTTGAGCGCCACTGTGATTTCAGGTATTAAAATTTAAAGTCATACTGTTGGGTTTACATTTATCTGGAATTTCCCAGCATGTGTGGTTTGTTATGACTAATATTGCTTGGTATTATTCTGTCTGATCATATGCAAAAGGTGTCAGGCAATTGTTAAGGCTTTTCTAAAGCTAAtgatgaaattaaaattttggattttctgcagTTCGTTTAATGACAAACCTGCGAATGACGTTGCTACTGGTCCCATTGGAAAAGAACTTTTTGAGAAAGAACAGGAGGACCTTTTAGCAGACCTAAAGGATATCCCAAAGAAGGCATGTGATCGTAGGGTAAGTGTGTGCTTAATGTTACTCTGCTTGTGTTTGTGTTCTTAGAGGATAGGTTATGGAGTTGTTTCCCTAGTCAAGTAGTTTTCGTGATGCATGTTTGAAacatgtattttaattttatatgatTTTACCAGATCAATGAATTTGTGAAACGTGCTCGAGCTGCTAAGATTCATGCATACATAATCAGCCATCTTAAAAAGGAGATGCCTGCTATGATGGGCAAAGCTAAGACCCAACAGAGACTCATTGATAATTTGGAAGACGAATTTGTGAAggttctctctgtctctctcttctcccttgTATACGCATTCTCAGTTGGGGGTTTTCACTTGTTCATTGCATTTGTGGGATTGCAGGTTCAGAGAGAGTTCCATCTACCTCCAGGGGATTTCCCGAATGCGGAGCACTTTAGGGAGACATTGAGTGGTTACAACATAGATAAATTCGAGAAGCTAAAGCCAAAAATGATACAAGCTGTGGATGATATGCTGGGTTATGACATCCCAGATCTCTTGAAGAATTTTAGAAATCCGTACGACTAGGGATCTGTTACAACCGAGTGTTGTGCTTTTAACATACTTTTGAGTGATTGTGTATACATTTATGAACCCTACGCATAGAAATTTATTCCGGCCCTGTATAATATTAGTATTCTTTGAAAAGCATTCAACTGTAGAGGCAAAttatgttcttgttttttttatcaaattatgttCTTGTTAAAGCGGTTGGAAAATGATTAGTTTAATTCTCCCACACTCGTTCCCCTCTTTCTTGCAAAATAATGGTCACGAAATTAATAGGTTTCCTTCTGCAACTGTTCCTAAGATCTCGATGATGCTGTTGCCACTGTCATTGATTCTGAGACGTTAATCGTTCTGGTTGAGAGCTACCCCGGTTCCATCTGTTCTTGATCAAAAACTCGACAACCCGGCAGAAAACGGCCCTTCTGGCGATGAAGACAGTAAAtaccaagaaaaagagagatatGAAGGAATGCAAAATCAGCTAAAACTTTTCTGTCTAAGCAGCTGGTGATGAACGGGAGGAGTAGTCTGTGTAGTCGCCAATTCAACAAAATGATGAACCCGACATCGCCTTTCATTTCGCGTACTTGCGAGCAAATGACTGGCTTTTTCACAAATGACGCGAATTGGTTCATGGGCTTCTGATACGAGGGTTTGTAGATTGTACACAAACTAATATGGTCAGAAGCAGATGCAGAAAAGCAAACTTCTTTCACTAAGTAGAAGGATAAGAAATACAGCAGCAAGTAAATGTCACTATCCACATCCGTCCTAGCTCCATCTCTCATTAGAACGATCCATctgcaaaagatgaaaagggaACATTCTTATTTCTGTCTCCTACACGTCCACGGCTCCTCTGCCTTTCGTCGTATCAGAAGAACTTGTGGAAAAACAGGATCTCTGAATCAGAACGGCAGTccttcatctcctcctccttctcgtgCGTTGACTTGCCGTTGCTATGGCAATGGAAGGAGTGGGTGTTGCTCCTCACTTGATCCGGACCTCTCGCTTCCCATCCGTTTTCCGGCCCCTGATCGACGGTCTTGATGCGCTTATGGTTCTCCGGGAGCGAGTTCGTCTGTCTCGGTGTCCATGGGGAGTCGTCGCCGTGGCCTCTTTTGGTGCTCGTGGTGAAGCCGCACAAGGAAGTCTCCATCGTCTCGGACTAAGAGCTTTCCAGGAAGCTGATCAGAAACTGCCGGGACAGACAGAGTAAAAAACAACAGTTATCGTGAATTTATAAGCCAGGggatggtgttttttttttttttttgggtaaagagtCATGGGATGGTGTTTGTTTTCAAAGATTGCAAGTATTCTCTTCCCACGAGAGGTCACGTGACccagttgatgatgatgatgatcaagCTGTTTAGTTAAAAGGAAAACCTTAATTAAACATGGGATTAATACAAAACCTGACTTAATACCCTTCCAACTGGCGAACAAGATAGACAAGTGAGGTACGGTTTCGAGTTCAACAATAAAACGACGATCATGGAAAACACATGTGCATCAATATTTATAAGTTACCACGTTTCATATGACTTATTTCCGTTCTAATTTTTCGAACGTCATTAGCTTCGTGTTTCTCTCATTGATATTATGCCGACTTCATTCATTTCGAGCTTTCCTCACATCCCATCGTTACTCTTACTGTAATATCCCAACAGTACATTAGAATTTCATAAGAATTCATATGCAGACGTCAATCAACACCAACTTGCTCGGCTCTGACCAGTTCTAAACTCCAATTGGACATGTAACGTAATATCTAACAGCACTAAAAATTGTGGACTCATTCAGACTTCGGAAGTCTTAGCTTAAGCAACGTGCAATGTCGATCACCTTAAAATGTCAACTCGTTAAGCTATCACATGCTACATGTCACTTACCTAATCACGAAAATAACCTGCCCACTatattgttgttgtttttttttttttttgcacataaCCATCCTCTTAAATATTTaatggttaatatcatgaaagacTTCAAACAGATATAcgcatgataaatttaccccaactaacttttttaccacaaaaaactctaaactaatatacatgtgacaaatttatgcTGAACCAATTTTTTAACTACCAAAAAtctctaaactagtacatttgtgacaaacttGCGCTCCGTTGGCttccattaaattgagttaatatccaAAACAGGTATACATGTCACAAACGGAGAGTTAAAATCACAAACCGATACATTCATCAACTAATACATAtcatctaactcagtaattcaacaataaaatttaacggaaattaattgagagtgaatttgtcacggatgtatcagttttggattttttgtagtcaaaaaattaatttatggtacCCACCCATGGGTGGCTCGGTTGGTGAGGGTGCATTTGGGATTGTGTGGTTAGGCGCATTGGTCTTAGGTTCGATTCCTTAGGCGAGCActtgtgatttaagtggggggccatgGCGGTGGGTTGCTATACTAATTTCCCACGAGGAATAGTCGAGGTGCACGCAAGCTGGCCCGGACACctcgattatgaaaaaaaataatttatgataaatttataaataattatactagtttaaagttttttcgtaatattaactcgATATTTAAATATATGTAGCAGCAACATGGATGCATGTGATGTGGTCGGCTGATGCCGCATTCCGTATAGAAATTTCATGTCG from Rhodamnia argentea isolate NSW1041297 chromosome 2, ASM2092103v1, whole genome shotgun sequence encodes the following:
- the LOC115736193 gene encoding EH domain-containing protein 1; the protein is MEISPVPISTCSKENQQIYQEWFNYADSDGDGRITGSDAIKFFALSNLLRPDLKKVWAIADSKRQGFLGFGEFIIAMQLVSLAQAGQSITQDLSSSEIDLINLRAPTMTGLDALLAKKRSLKTNESDSNGSSHSQPSPASGWFSSKSSKKISLSSVTSIVDGLKRLYIQKLKPLEVTYRFNDFVSPLLTNSDFDCKPMVMLLGQYSTGKTTFIKHLLQSSYPGAHIGPEPTTDRFVVVMSGPDERSIPGNTVAVQADMPFSGLTTFGTAFLSKFQCSQMPHPLLEHITFVDTPGVLSGEKQRTQRAYDFTGVTSWFAAKCDLILLLFDPHKLDVSDEFKRVIYSLRGHDDKIRVVLNKADQVDTQQLMRVYGALMWSLGKVLNTPEVMRVYIGSFNDKPANDVATGPIGKELFEKEQEDLLADLKDIPKKACDRRINEFVKRARAAKIHAYIISHLKKEMPAMMGKAKTQQRLIDNLEDEFVKVQREFHLPPGDFPNAEHFRETLSGYNIDKFEKLKPKMIQAVDDMLGYDIPDLLKNFRNPYD